The Deinococcus hopiensis KR-140 sequence GGCCAGACCTCGGAAGTATCCCGCGACGCCTCCCATGATGAGGCCGAAGACGAGGGTGAGCACCGAGGCGATAATGCCGATGCTGAGGCTGATTTGCGAACCGTACATGATGCGTGAGAACTGGTCGCGCCCGTAGTCGTCGCTCCCCCACAGGTACAGCTTGCAGGGCGCGTCCACGCTGAACAGTTTCAGGCTGGTCGGAATGACCCCCAAAAAGCGGTAGGTGCGGCCCTCCACGCCGGGGTGCGTCTGGAAGAATTTGACCGGGCACGCAACGGACTTGTCCTCCACATACTTGTCCCGGAACGTTTCCATGTCGATGTCGCGTTTGAGACCATAGACGTGGGGCCCGAAATGCCCCTTGTCGTCACGCCAGTGGATGGGCGTGGGCGGCGCCCAACTGATGCGCTCGGTCGTGCTGTATTCCGCCAGACCGTACGGAGCCAGGAATCCCGCGAGGAGGGCCATCAGGTACAGCAGGCCCAGCAGCGTCAGACCCATCCGGGCGAGGGGATTGCGCTTGAACTGCGTCCAGACGACGCTCCACTGACTCTGGGAGCGGGCCTTTGATTTGGGGACGGAAGTGGGGGCGGTGGTGGTCACGGCGTCTCCTTGCGCAGGGGGAACAGACTGGGCACGTTCAGTAGTACCGGATTCTGGGATCGATGACGGACAGCAGCACGTCGGAAATCAGGTTGCCCACCAGGTACAGCAGCGTGGCGATGGCCGTTACCGACTGCAGAATGTAAATGTCCTGGTTGCCCAGCGCCGTGAGCTGAAGGGGCGTCAGGCCCGGCCAGTTGAAGACCACCTCCAGAAATCCAGCGCCAGCGATCAAGGCGGGCAGCAGGCCACCGAGACCAGCAATAAGGGGAATCAGCGCGGTGCGCAGGGCATGCTTGTACACCACCCGGTTTTCCGCCACACCCTTGGCCCTCGCCGTCCGCACGTAGTCCTGTCCCAGCACCTCCAGCATTTGCCCGCGCAGGAACCGGCTCTCCCCACTGATTCCGCGAAGCACCAGGATGATGCTGGGAGCCAGCGCGTGAATGAAAACGTCCCAGACCGAGCGCCACCAGGGCAGGTCTGGTCCAAGTTTGCTGCTCGTCTTGTTGCCGAGCGGCATGTCCCAACCGAAGTTCTGCTGCAACTTTAGCATGGCCCAGATCACGAGCAGGGCGAAAAAGAAGCTGGGAATTCCCAGGAACATATAGGACAGAAAGGAAAACACCTTGTCTCCGGTGCTGTAAGGGCGAACAGCGCTGTAGACCCCGATGGGAATCGAGACGGCGTAATGCAGGACAGTCCCGATAAACACCAGAATCAGGCTGTTCATAAACGGATCGAAGAGCACTTCAGATACTGGGCGCTTGTATTGAAACGACTCGCCCAGGTTTCCCACCATAAAGTTCTTCAACCAGAGCGCGTACTGCGTCAGCAGAGGCTTGTCCAGGCCGAATTGCTGCCGCAGCCGCTCTACCGTTTCCGGACGGACAGAGGGGTTCTCTTTTAACTGGGAAAGGAAATCGCCGGGGGCCAGCTGCACGATCAGAAACGCGAGCAACGTGGCGAGCAGGAATGTGGGGATAAATTGCAGGATGCGGCGAAAGACGTACTGAAGCACAGCTACCTCATTCAGCGGAAGAGGGGCGCGGGGCCTGTTGGCCCCGCGCCCCAGCGTGTCAAGCTTGCAGCGCTGGCGGGAATACCTTAGCGCTTGACCCAGGTCAGCTCGATGGTGCGCGGCCCGAAGAGCGTCCCCGCATTCAGAGCGTTGATCGCCGGACGGGGCAGTTCACCCTGGGTCCGGTTGGTCCACGCAAAGTGGGCCGTCTGGGCCGCAAGCTGCACGTACGGCTGCTGCTCGGCCTCAATCCGCTGAATCTGAGCCGCAATCGCCTTACGGCCGGCGAGGTCAAACGTCGAGCGCCCCTTCCAGTACAGGTTGATGGTCTGGGTCTCGAAGGGGAAGCGGCACTTGTTGCTCTGGTTGAACATGTGCAGGTTACCGCCGTCGGACAGGCCCTTACACTCGATCACGTTCGGACCGCTCACGGGGAAGACCTTGCCGCCGCCCGTCAGACCGATCAGGATGGCGTCAAAGTTGCGACGGCTGAAGTCCGCCTTCGCGTCGAGCATGTCGGTCATCTGGTTGAAGGCGATGGCGCTGACATTCACCTTCATGCCCACCTTCTTGGCCTCGTCCTGAATGATCTTGGCAAAGCCCTGACGGCGGGTGTTTTCCGCGTTTGTGACGAGCGTGAACTCCAGCTTGTTGCCCGCCTTGTCCATCAGGGTACCGTCCGCACCCTTCTTGTTAAAGCCCAACTGGGCGAGCAGCTTGGCCGCCGCCTGGGGGTTGTACTTGTACTTGTCGGCGCCGCTGGCCACCCAGTCCTTGTACACGGGGTACACGGCGGTGTAGGTGGGCTGACCCAGGCCGCCCAGCGTCAGGTCGACCATCGCGTCGCGGTTCACGATCATCGAGAAGGCCTGACGGAACTTGGCGTTGCTGAACAGCTTGCCCTTGAAGCTGGAGCTGTCGTCCATGTTGAAGACCACGAAGTCGCTGCTGGCGCGGGCGCTGGCGTTGGCGATCAGGTTGGCGTCGATCTTCTTGGCGTCGATGGCGGCCTTCACCTGCGCGAGACGGTCGCGGTTGTCGGGCGCGTAGACGTCGA is a genomic window containing:
- a CDS encoding ABC transporter permease; the encoded protein is MTTTAPTSVPKSKARSQSQWSVVWTQFKRNPLARMGLTLLGLLYLMALLAGFLAPYGLAEYSTTERISWAPPTPIHWRDDKGHFGPHVYGLKRDIDMETFRDKYVEDKSVACPVKFFQTHPGVEGRTYRFLGVIPTSLKLFSVDAPCKLYLWGSDDYGRDQFSRIMYGSQISLSIGIIASVLTLVFGLIMGGVAGYFRGLADTVIMRLVEVLSAIPDLFLLITLRALFPLNANPILVFYLVIAILAFIGWGGLARIVRGQILSVREQDFVQAATALGASDSRIIAKHLLPSTATYIIISLSLAIPGFILGESGLSFIGIGIVEPYASWGSLLGLAQKGGFESLDARPWTLIPGVFIMLAVLGWQFVGDGLRDAFDPRRRR
- a CDS encoding ABC transporter permease, which encodes MLQYVFRRILQFIPTFLLATLLAFLIVQLAPGDFLSQLKENPSVRPETVERLRQQFGLDKPLLTQYALWLKNFMVGNLGESFQYKRPVSEVLFDPFMNSLILVFIGTVLHYAVSIPIGVYSAVRPYSTGDKVFSFLSYMFLGIPSFFFALLVIWAMLKLQQNFGWDMPLGNKTSSKLGPDLPWWRSVWDVFIHALAPSIILVLRGISGESRFLRGQMLEVLGQDYVRTARAKGVAENRVVYKHALRTALIPLIAGLGGLLPALIAGAGFLEVVFNWPGLTPLQLTALGNQDIYILQSVTAIATLLYLVGNLISDVLLSVIDPRIRYY
- a CDS encoding ABC transporter substrate-binding protein, with the protein product MKKALFVALAMTLGSSLAAPFVFPASWTTNKPGEVQAGGTLRTVNLQDFKTLNPFVSKESPNLPAFMTGSSWGALLGQDPISDDYFPYMASSYTQSPDKRTFTLNIRPGMKWSDGKPITADDWITSYTIHTNKDVGSNSYDGFFINDQPIKVSKVDNDTIKVVFPKPDVTALEFLVGFEPEPTHVFMPVFKSKGAQGVKDMWTISTDPKDVVVSGPFMLDRYQRGERAILKRNPFFGEWNKDSAGKALPYLEGLQINVVADQNAQLTQFLAGNIDVYAPDNRDRLAQVKAAIDAKKIDANLIANASARASSDFVVFNMDDSSSFKGKLFSNAKFRQAFSMIVNRDAMVDLTLGGLGQPTYTAVYPVYKDWVASGADKYKYNPQAAAKLLAQLGFNKKGADGTLMDKAGNKLEFTLVTNAENTRRQGFAKIIQDEAKKVGMKVNVSAIAFNQMTDMLDAKADFSRRNFDAILIGLTGGGKVFPVSGPNVIECKGLSDGGNLHMFNQSNKCRFPFETQTINLYWKGRSTFDLAGRKAIAAQIQRIEAEQQPYVQLAAQTAHFAWTNRTQGELPRPAINALNAGTLFGPRTIELTWVKR